The window AGCATACGTAAACGAAGGTGCAACTTTAAAGAGATTTCGTCCACGTGCTAAGGGTATGGCTTCTCCAATTAACAAGAGAACAAGCCACGTAGTAGTTGTAGTATCTGAGAAGAACGATTAAGGGAGGTAAATTTAATGGGTCAAAAGATTAACCCAAATGGTTTCCGTCTCGGTGTTAACCGTGATTGGGAAGCAAAGTGGTATGCAGACAAAAACTACGCTGACACTTTAAATGAAGATTTACGTATTAGAAAGTTCATCTCTGAAAAGTTAGCTGATGCATCTGTTTCCACTGTGGAAATTGAACGTGCTGCAAACAGAATTAACATTTCTATCCACACTGCAAAACCTGGTATGGTTATCGGTAAAGGTGGTAAAGAAGTTGAAGCTTTAAGAAAACAACTTAGTGCTTTAACTAAGAAGAACGTTCACATTAATATTGTTGAAATTAAGAAGCCTGATTTAGATGCTAAATTAGTAGGCGAAGGTATTGCTCGTCAACTTGAAGCAAGAATTGCATTTAGACGTGCAACTCGTCAAGCAACTCAAAGATCTATGCGTTCTGGTGCTAAGGGTATCAAGGTTCAAACTGCTGGTCGTTTGAACGGTGCTGATATGGCAAGAAGAGAATGGCATACTGAAGGTAGTGTTCCACTTCATACTTTAAGAGCAGATATTGATTATGCTTGGGTAGAAGCTGCAACTACTTATGGTCAAATTGGTGTTAAGGTTTGGATCAATCGTGGTGAAATTTTACCACAACGTAAGAACAAACCTTCTAAGAAAACGAAGGGAGGAAACTAATAGTGTTAGTACCTAAGCGTGTAAAGCACCGTCGTGAATTCCGCGGTAAAATGCGTGGTGAAGCTAAAGGCGGAAAGACCATTGCATTTGGTGAATATGGTTTAGAAGCTGTTGAATCTCACTGGATTACTAATAGACAAATTGAAGCCGCTCGTATTGCTATGACTCGTTTCATGAAGCGTGGCGGACGTGTTTGGATTAGAATCTTCCCACAAAAATCCTACACTGCAAAAGGTGTTGGTGTTCGTATGGGTTCCGGTAAAGGTGCACCAGCTGGTTGGGTAGCTGTTGTTAAAAGAGGCAAGATTATGTTTGAAATCGGTGGCGTTTCAGAAGACGTTGCCCGTGAAGCTTTAAGACTTGCTTCAAACAAGCTTCCAATTAAGACTAAGTTTGTTAAGAAGAGTTCGGAAGTAGGTGGCGAATCTAATGAAGGCTAAAGATATCAGAGCATTAACCACTGATCAAATGTTAGAAAAGGAAAAGCAATATAAAGAAGAACTTTTTAATTTGCGTTTCCAACAAGCAACGGGTCAATTAGAGAACACCGCTCGCTTGAGACAAGTCCGCAAGAACATTGCTAGAATTAAGACAATTCTTAGCGAAAAAGAATTGAGCAAGAATTAGTTAACGGAAGGGAGTTATTAACTTGAGCGAAACTAACGAAAGAAATAATCGTCACGTATACCAAGGTCGAGTTGTTTCTGACAAGATGGATAAGACTATTACAGTTGTTGTAGATACCTACAAGAACCACCCTGTTTATAAGAAGCGTATTAAATACTCAAAGAAGTATTACGCTCACGATGAAAACAACGAAGCTAAGATTGGCGATACTGTTCGTATCATGGAAACCCGTCCATTATCACATGCGAAGCGTTACCGTCTAACTAAGATTGTTAAGAAGTCAATTTAATTACGCGGATTTTATTGAGGGGAGGATAAACTAGTGATCCAACACGAAAGCCGTTTAAAGGTTGCTGACAACTCCGGTGCAAGAGAACTCCTAGTTATCAAGATTTTAGGTGGTTCTAAGCGTAAAACCGGTAATATTGGTGATATCGTAGTTGCTGCTGTTAAACAAGCAACACCAGGTGGCGTTGTCAAAAAAGGTGATGTTGTTAAAGCAGTTATTGTTAGAACAAAATCAGGTGCACGCCGTGAAGATGGTTCATACATCAAGTTCGACGAAAATGCAGCAGTTGTAATTAATGCTGATAAGAGTCCTCGTGGAACTCGTATTTTTGGGCCTGTAGCCCGTGAACTGCGTGAGCACGATTTCATGAAGATCGTATCTCTTGCTCCTGAAGTCTTATAATTTTTTAGGGAGGTGCACTGATGTTTGTTAAAACAGGTGACAAAGTAAAAGTTATTGCCGGTAAAGATAAAGGCAAAGAAGGCACTGTACTTTCAGTCAACGCCAAGACTAACCGTATTGTTGTCAAAGGTGTTAATAAGATCAAAAAGCATGAGAAACCTTCACAAGCCAACGCTAATGGTGGTGTGGTAGAAAAAGAAGGTTCTATCCATGCATCAAATGTAAAAGTTATTGCTAAAAAAGAAGATAACAACAAATAGGAGGGAGGACGCACATGGTAAACAGTTTAGTAGAAAAATATTCAAATGAAATCGCACCAGCTATGAACAAAAAGTTTAATTACGATTCAGTTATGGAAATTCCTAAAATTGATAAAATCGTTTTAAACATGGGTGTCGGTGATGCAGTTTCTAATGCAAAGAATCTTGATGAAGCTGTAGAAGAATTGACTTTAATCTCAGGTCAAAAGCCTTTGATTACTAAAGCTAAGAAATCAATCGCAAACTTCCGTTTACGTGAAGGTATGTCTATTGGTGCTAAGGTTACCCTTAGAGGCGATAGAATGTACGATTTCTTGTACAAATTAATCAACGTTTCTCTTCCTCGAGTTCGTGACTTCCGTGGAATCAGTTCTAGATCATTTGATGGTCGTGGTAACTATACTTTAGGTATCAAAGAACAATTGATTTTCCCAGAAATCGACTACGACAAGGTAAACCGTGTTAGAGGTTTGGACGTTGTTATTGTAACTACTGCCAATACAGATGAAGAAGCTCGTGAACTTCTTACTGAGTTTGGTATGCCTTTTGCTAAATAATTTGGAGGACATTAATGGCTAAAACATCACAAATCGTCAGAAATCATCGTCCTGCTAAGTTTTCATCTCGTGAATACACTCGTTGCGAGAGATGTGGCCGTCCACACTCTGTTTACCGCAAGTTCAAATTATGCCGTATTTGCTTAAAAGACTTAGCACACAAGGGTCAAATTCCTGGTGTTAAAAAGGCAAGTTGGTAATTAACGGTAAAGGAGGCAAATTAAATGGTCATGACAGATCCAATTGCAGATTACTTGACTAGAATTAGAAATGCTAACATGGCAAAACACAGTTCTGTTGAGATTCCTGCATCATCAATGAAGAAATCACTTAGTGAAATCTTAAAGAACGAAGGCTTTATTCGCGATTACCAAGTTGAAGATGACAACAAACAAGGTATGATCAAGATTTTCTTGAAATACGGTCCTAATAACGAACGTGTTATTTCAGGTTTAAAGCGTATTTCTAAGCCTGGTTTAAGAAACTACGTAAGTGCAGAAAACTTACCAAAAGTTCTTAATGGTCTTGGTATTGCTATCATTTCTACTTCTGCAGGTGTGATTACTGATAAAGAAGCTAGAGAAAAGAACGTCGGCGGCGAAGTTATTGCTTACGTTTGGTAATTTTGACAGAAAGGAGAACTATTAATGAGCCGAATTGGTTTAAAGGTCATCGAGGTTCCTGAAAAGGTCACAGTTACCAAAAATGGTGACGACATCACTGTTAAGGGACCAAAAGGTGAACTTACTAGATACTTTGATCCACGCATTACCTTTGAACAAAAAGATGGAGAAATTCATTTTAGTCGTTCAAGTGAAGCTGACAAAGCTCTTCATGGTACTGAAAGAGCAAATCTTGCTTCCATGATTGAAGGTGTAACTGATGGATATGTTAAGAAGTTAACTTTAGTTGGTGTTGGATACCGTGCAGTTGCACAAGGTAAGAAATTAACTCTAAATGTTGGTTACTCTCACCCAGTCGTATTTGAAGCACCAGAAGGTGTTACAGTTAAAACCCCATCAGCAACTTCAATTGAAATTGAAGGTATTTCAAAACAAGTTGTAGGTCAATTTGCGGCAGAAATTCGTGATGTTCGTCCACCAGAACCTTACAAGGGTAAAGGTATTCGTTACGAAGACGAATATGTACGTCGCAAGGAAGGTAAGACTGGTAAATAATTAAATAGAAAATTTTTGAGGTGAAATTGTGATTTCTAAACCAGATAAAAACAAATTACGCTTAAAGCGTCATAAACGTATTCGTGGAAAGATTTCTGGTACTGCTGAGCGCCCACGCTTAAGTGTTTTCCGTTCAAACAAAAACATCTACGCTCAATTAATTGATGATGTAGAGGGTGTAACGCTTGCAAGTGCCTCAACAAATGATAAAAATATTTCAGCTGAAGGTTCTAAGATGGAACAAGCTGCTGAAGTAGGTAAAGCTTTAGCTGAAACTGCTGCTAAGAAGAACATTAAGAGTGTTGTATTTGATAGAAGTGGTTACTTATACCACGGTCGTGTACAAGCTCTTGCTGATGCAGCACGTGAAAACGGATTAGAATTCTAGGAAAGGAGAATTAACTAATGGCAAACCGCAACGATTCTCGTAGAGATTCTCGTAAAGATCGTAAAAAAGACGATATTGAAGATCAATTAGTAGCAATTAACCGGATCACCAAGGTTGTTAAGGGTGGTCGTCGAATGAGATTTGCTGCTGTTGTAATCGTCGGCGATAGAAAAGGTCATGTAGGTTTTGGTACTGGTAAGGCTCAAGAAGTCCCAGAAGCTATCCGCAAGGCTGTTGAAGCTGGTAAGAAGAGAATGATTAAGGTACCTACTGTTGGTACTACTATTCCACATGAAGTTATGGGCCATTATGGTTCTGGTAACATTATGTTAAAACCTGCTGAAGCTGGTTCTGGTGTTGCTGCTGGTGGTGCTGTTCGTATTATCATGGATTTAGCTGGTATTTCAGATGTTACTTCTAAATCACTTGGTTCAAATACACCAATCAATGTTATCCGTGCTACTATGGACGGTTTGAGTAAGTTAAAGACTCGTGAAGATGTTTTGAAACTTCGTGAGTCAGCAAAAAGCTTAGAAGATTAAGGAGATTAAATAATGGATTTAAAAGTTACCTTAATTAAAAGCGTCGCACACCGTCTTCCAAAACAAAGAAAGATTGTTAAAGCTCTTGGTCTTGGTAAGGTAAATAGCACTGTTGTTCTTCCAGACAACGCTGCAACTCGTGGCGCTTTATTGAAGATTGCTCACCTGATCTCAGTTGAAGAGGTTAATAAGTAATTAGAATCCAAGGAGGTGCCAATTAATGAAGCTTAATGAATTAAAACCAAATGAAGGTTCACGTCGCAACAGAAAGCGTGTTGGTCGTGGTACTTCTAGTGGTTACGGTAAAACTGCTGGTCGTGGTCAAAAGGGTCAATTAGCTCGTACTGGTGGTAAAACTCGTTTAGGTTTCGAAGGTGGTCAAATGCCATTATTCAGAAGAATGCCTAAGCGTGGTTTTAAGAATGTTAACCGCAAAGAATACGCTATTATTAATTTAAATGATTTAAACAGATTTGATGATGGTAGTGAAGTAACTATCGACACATTAAAATCATCAGGTTTAGTTAAAAAAGAACTTGCAGGAGTTAAGTTGTTAGCTAACGGCGAATTAAAGGTTAAGTTGACTGTAAAAGTTAATAAAGTCTCAGAAGCTGCTAAAAAAGCTGTTGAAGCCGCTGGCGGAACTGTTGAGGTGATCTAATGTTCTCGACCTTGAAGAACGCCTTTAAGGATAAAGATATTAGATCTAAGATCTTTTTTACACTCTTTATCCTGTTGCTTTATCGTATCGGAGCTAATATAACAGTTCCGGGAGTTAATGCAAAAGCTATTACACGGGTTGCACAGACTGGTTTAGTCCCAATGTTGGATACAGTCAGTGGTGGTGGATTAGATACATATTCAATCTTTTCTTTAGGGGTTTCACCTTATATCACTGCTCAAATTGTTATTCAATTACTCCAAATGGATATTGTTCCTAAGTTAGTTGAGTGGGGAAAACAGGGAGAAGTCGGAAGACGAAAAACAAATCAAGTAACGCGCTATCTTACTTTAGTGGTTGCCTTTGTTCAAAGTCTCGGAATTACTCTTGGTTTTAACGTTTTAACCGAAATGGGTTTGGTTAAAACGCAAACTCCTCAAACCTATATTGAGATTGCCATTATTATGACAGCCGGGACAATGCTTTTGACCTGGCTAGGTGATGAAATCACTGATAAAGGTCTGGGAAATGGTGTATCTGTAATTATTTTTGCAGGTATTATTGCCCGTCTTCCTAATGGAATTTATCAGCTATTTAAAGATTTCATTATTAATAATAGTGCTAGCGATCGTTGGCAAGGGATTTTGTTCTTCATCGCGATCATTATTGCCATTTTACTAGTAACTCAATTTGTTACATGGTTTCAACAGGCTGATTTGCGAGTACCTATCCAATATACTCGTAGAGCAGCAACAAGTGGCTCCGAAAGTTTCCTACCTTTAAAGGTTAACGTTTCTGGAGTTATTCCAGTTATTTTTGCCAGTTCCTTTATTATTACACCAGCTACAATTTTGATGGCTTTTCAAAGATCTCATGGAAATGAACAATGGTTTAAGATTTGTAATCAAATATTTAGTTTACAAACCACACCTGGTGCATTAATTTATACATTGTTAATCATTTTGTTCACTTTCTTCTACGCCTTTGTTCAAGTAAATCCAGAAAAGTTGGCTGAGAACTTGCAAAAGCAAGGAGCCTACATTCCTAGCGTTTGGCCAGGAAAAGATACACAAAAGTATGTATCTAAAATTTTGATTAGATTATCAACAGTAGGTGCAGTATTTTTAGGCCTTGTTGCCTTATTACCGCAACTTGCTACAAATATTTTTGGTTTACCAAGTTCAATTGGACTTGGCGGAACAAGTCTTTTAATCGTTATTGGTGTGGTTTTAGAATTAGCCCGTCAAGTTGATGGACTACTAATGAAGCGCGAATACGTTGGATTTATTAGATAGTAAGGATAAAAATGATTAATTTAATTCTTTTAGGTTTGCCTGGTGCAGGCAAAGGAACAGCTTCTGAAAGCATTGTAGATAAGTATCACTTGGCACATATTTCGACAGGTGATATGTTCAGAGAAGCTATGGCTAATGAAACTCCAGTTGGTTTAGAAGCTAAAAGTTATATTGATAAAGGTGATTTAGTGCCAGACGAAGTTACTGCTAAGTTAGTTGAAGAACGTCTTAAGCAACCTGACACTAAGAATGGATTTATCTTAGATGGATTTCCAAGAACCACTGTTCAAGCAGAACTTCTTGAAGGTATAACTAAACGGTTAGAAAAGCCGTTAACTAATGTAATTGCAATTGATGTTGATGAAGATGTTCTAATCAAGCGTTTATCAGCACGCTACATTTGTAAAAATTGTGGTGCAACTTACAACAAGATTTCAAATCCAACTAAAGTAGAAGGTACTTGTGATCGTTGCGGAGGACATGAATTTTTCCAACGCGAGGATGACAAGCCAGAAGTTGTTAAAAATCGCTTAGAAGTTAACAAGAAGATGAATACTCCTCTTCGTGATTTCTATGAAGAAAAAGGAATTCTTTCAACTGTTAACGGTGAACAAACTCCGGAAAAAGTATTTGAAGACATTGACAAAATCTTAAGTAAAGATTAGTCTCGTATTGTTTTTTTTACATTCCGTGTTATAATGCCTAAGTGTGACTATTTGTTCATGTGGAGGAACAATTTTGGCAAAAGAAGATGTCATCGAAGTTGAAGGTAAGGTAGTTGATACCTTACCTAATGCTATGTTTAAAGTTGAATTAGAAAATGGTGCAACAATTTTAGCTCATGTTTCGGGTAAGATTAGAATGCACTACATTAGAATTTTACCTGGTGATAGAGTAACAGTTGAATTATCACCATATGATTTAACTAAGGGTAGGATTACGTATCGTTTTATTAAGTAATTACGGAGGCAAACATGAAAGTTAGACCATCTGTTAAACCAATGTGTGAACATTGCAAGATTATCAAAAGACATGGTCGTGTTATGGTGATTTGCTCTGCAAACCCTAAGCACAAACAACGTCAAGGTTAATAGTTATATATTTTTATTAGGAGGTGCAATTTAATGGCACGTATTGCTGGTGTTGACTTACCCAGAAATAAAAGAGTTGTAGTCGCATTAACTTATATCTATGGTATTGGTGAACCAACTGCAAAGAAAATTTGTAAAGATGCTGGTATTTCTGAAGATATTCGTACTAATGACTTGACTCCAGAAGATCAAGAAAAATTACGTAGCGAAGTAGATAAGTACCGTGTTGAAGGTGACCTTCGTCGTGAAGTTAGTCTTAACATTAAGCGTTTAGTTGAAATTGGTTCATACCGTGGTATTCGTCACCGTCGTGGCTTACCAGTTCGTGGTCAAAATACCAAGAATAATGCTCGTACTCGTAAGGGTTCAAAGAGAAAATAATTTATTAAATAGGAGGTTAAGTTAATGGCTGCAAAGAAAACAGCACGTAAACGCCGTGTAAAGAAGCATGTTGAAAGCGGCGTTGCTCATATTCATTCTACGTTTAACAATACCTTGGTCATGATTACTGACGTACAAGGTAACGCAGTCGCATGGTCTTCCGCTGGTGCTTTAGGTTTCAAGGGTAGTCGTAAGTCTACACCATTTGCTGCTCAAATGGCCGCAGAAGCAGCTGCAAAGTCTGCAATGGATCAAGGCATGAAACATGTTGAAGTTTCAGTTAAAGGACCAGGTGCAGGTCGTGAAGCTGCTATTAGAGCACTTCAAGCTGCAGGTCTTGAAATCACTGCTATTCGCGACGTTACTCCAGTGCCGCACAACGGTTCCAGACCACCAAAACGTCGTCGTGTCTAGTTTATTCCTGCGTGCAGGACATTACGTTTTGAAAGGGGCCCAGTAATGATTGAATTTGAAAAACCAAATATTACCGTAGTAGACCAAGAGGAGGCATACGGTAAGTTTGTTGTCGAACCACTGGAACGCGGTTTCGGGACTACTTTAGGTAACTCACTCCGTCGAGTTTTACTTACTTCTATTCCAGGTACGGCACTTTCTTACATTCAGATTGATGGTGTGTTACATGAATTTTCAACAGTTCCTGGCGTTAGAGAAGACGTCACAAAAATTATTCTTAATTTGAAGAAACTAGAGTTAAAGTCACTCTCAGATGAAGAAAAAATTGCTGAAATCGATGTAACTGGTCCAGCAATCGTAACTGCTGCTGATTTAAAGGTCGACTCTGATATTGAGGTCTTAAATCCAGATCAATATATTTGTAGTATTGCTGATGGTGGCCATTTGCATATGAACGTTGCGATCAAGAATGGTCGTGGTTATGTTCCCGCAAGTGAAAACAAGACAGATGACATGCCTATTGGCGTCATCCCCGTTGATTCACTCTTTTCACCAATCAAAAAAGTTAACTACCAAGTTGAAAGTGCTCGTGTTGGTAAAAGAGACGATTATGACAAATTAACTTTAGAAATTTGGACTGATGGTTCAATCACACCTAATGATGCCCTTAGTTTCGCTGCGAAGATTCTTGTAGAACACTTCAAAGTATTTATGTCTACTGATATGGATGCGCAGTTTGATGATGTAATGGTAGAAAAAGAGGACGATAAGAATGAGAAGAAGCTTGAGATGACGATCGAAGAGCTTGACTTATCTGTTCGTTCATATAACTGCTTGAAACGTGCAGGAATTAATACTGTTCAAGAATTAACTGATAAATCTGAAGCAGATATGATGCGCGTACGTAACTTAGGACGTAAGTCATTAGAAGAAGTAAAGAATAAACTTGCCGAACTTGGTCTATCACTTCGTCAAGATGACTAAGTTGGAAAAATAAGGAGGGAAAACTCATGGCATACCGTAAATTAGGTCGCGATAGTGCACATAGAAAAGCAATGCTTAGAGAAATGACTACCCAATTAATCATGAACGAACGCATTGTTACTACTGAAACCCGTGCTAAAGAAATCCGTAAAACTACCGAAAAGATGATTACTTTAGGTAAACGCGGTGATTTAAGTGCTAGAAGAAAAGCTGCTGCTTTTGTTCGTAATGAAATCGCTGATATTCATGAAGAGAAAGATGCAGTTGTTGTAAAATCAGCACTTCAAAAACTTTTCAGTGACATTGCACCTCGTTACAAAGACCGTAATGGTGGTTACACTAGAATGTACAAGTTAGCTACCCCACGTAAGGGTGATGCTGCTCCAATGGTAATCATTGAATTAGTTTAATTGCGTAAAATATAATATTATTATTTTATAAATCTTTCACAAAAGCGAGAATAAGCGTGATGATGGTGGCTTTTGCCTAGTCTAGCTTAGATGTTAAATCATCCCTCTTTGTGGTTGATTTTTTTTTGCTCTTTTTTTATAATTGATACAACGACATATTTGAAAAAGAGCAAGTGATATTTATGAAAGATAATATAGTAACCGTAGAGCATCTTTCTTTTACTTATAAGGATAGTGAAGAACCTGCAGTAAAAGATGTTAGTTTTTCAATTCCTAAAGGAACTTGGACCACTTTGGTTGGTCATAACGGAAGTGGCAAATCGACTATTGCGCGTTTGTTAAATGGTATTCTTTTACCAGATGATAATCCTGAGACCTTGATTAATATCGATGGTATTACGCTGACTGAAAAAACTATGTGGGATATTAGAGATCGTGTGGGAATTGTATTTCAAAATCCCGATAATCAATTTGTGGGAGCTACAGTTGAAGATGATGTGGCTTTTGGTTTAGAAAATCGTCAGGTACCTCGTCCTAAAATGAAAAGTATTGTTCAGGATGTACTTAATCAAGTCGGAATGACAAATTTTCAAAAAAGTGAACCGCAATACCTTTCTGGTGGTCAAAAGCAAAGAGTTGCTATTGCAGGAATTTTAGCAATTGGTCCAAAACTGATAATTCTAGATGAATCAACGAGTATGCTTGATCCTGCAGGAAAGTTCAAAATTCTTAAGCTTATAAGAAAATTACAAAAAGAAAATGAACTAACAATATTTTCGATTACACATGATATTAACGAAGCAGAGCACGCAGACCAGATTTTAGTTTTAGATAAAGGGA of the Lactobacillus gasseri ATCC 33323 = JCM 1131 genome contains:
- the rpsC gene encoding 30S ribosomal protein S3 — protein: MGQKINPNGFRLGVNRDWEAKWYADKNYADTLNEDLRIRKFISEKLADASVSTVEIERAANRINISIHTAKPGMVIGKGGKEVEALRKQLSALTKKNVHINIVEIKKPDLDAKLVGEGIARQLEARIAFRRATRQATQRSMRSGAKGIKVQTAGRLNGADMARREWHTEGSVPLHTLRADIDYAWVEAATTYGQIGVKVWINRGEILPQRKNKPSKKTKGGN
- the rplP gene encoding 50S ribosomal protein L16; this encodes MLVPKRVKHRREFRGKMRGEAKGGKTIAFGEYGLEAVESHWITNRQIEAARIAMTRFMKRGGRVWIRIFPQKSYTAKGVGVRMGSGKGAPAGWVAVVKRGKIMFEIGGVSEDVAREALRLASNKLPIKTKFVKKSSEVGGESNEG
- the rpmC gene encoding 50S ribosomal protein L29 produces the protein MKAKDIRALTTDQMLEKEKQYKEELFNLRFQQATGQLENTARLRQVRKNIARIKTILSEKELSKN
- the rpsQ gene encoding 30S ribosomal protein S17, translating into MSETNERNNRHVYQGRVVSDKMDKTITVVVDTYKNHPVYKKRIKYSKKYYAHDENNEAKIGDTVRIMETRPLSHAKRYRLTKIVKKSI
- the rplN gene encoding 50S ribosomal protein L14 — translated: MIQHESRLKVADNSGARELLVIKILGGSKRKTGNIGDIVVAAVKQATPGGVVKKGDVVKAVIVRTKSGARREDGSYIKFDENAAVVINADKSPRGTRIFGPVARELREHDFMKIVSLAPEVL
- the rplX gene encoding 50S ribosomal protein L24, whose amino-acid sequence is MFVKTGDKVKVIAGKDKGKEGTVLSVNAKTNRIVVKGVNKIKKHEKPSQANANGGVVEKEGSIHASNVKVIAKKEDNNK
- the rplE gene encoding 50S ribosomal protein L5: MVNSLVEKYSNEIAPAMNKKFNYDSVMEIPKIDKIVLNMGVGDAVSNAKNLDEAVEELTLISGQKPLITKAKKSIANFRLREGMSIGAKVTLRGDRMYDFLYKLINVSLPRVRDFRGISSRSFDGRGNYTLGIKEQLIFPEIDYDKVNRVRGLDVVIVTTANTDEEARELLTEFGMPFAK
- a CDS encoding type Z 30S ribosomal protein S14; translated protein: MAKTSQIVRNHRPAKFSSREYTRCERCGRPHSVYRKFKLCRICLKDLAHKGQIPGVKKASW
- the rpsH gene encoding 30S ribosomal protein S8 — its product is MVMTDPIADYLTRIRNANMAKHSSVEIPASSMKKSLSEILKNEGFIRDYQVEDDNKQGMIKIFLKYGPNNERVISGLKRISKPGLRNYVSAENLPKVLNGLGIAIISTSAGVITDKEAREKNVGGEVIAYVW
- the rplF gene encoding 50S ribosomal protein L6 — translated: MSRIGLKVIEVPEKVTVTKNGDDITVKGPKGELTRYFDPRITFEQKDGEIHFSRSSEADKALHGTERANLASMIEGVTDGYVKKLTLVGVGYRAVAQGKKLTLNVGYSHPVVFEAPEGVTVKTPSATSIEIEGISKQVVGQFAAEIRDVRPPEPYKGKGIRYEDEYVRRKEGKTGK
- the rplR gene encoding 50S ribosomal protein L18 translates to MISKPDKNKLRLKRHKRIRGKISGTAERPRLSVFRSNKNIYAQLIDDVEGVTLASASTNDKNISAEGSKMEQAAEVGKALAETAAKKNIKSVVFDRSGYLYHGRVQALADAARENGLEF
- the rpsE gene encoding 30S ribosomal protein S5 — translated: MANRNDSRRDSRKDRKKDDIEDQLVAINRITKVVKGGRRMRFAAVVIVGDRKGHVGFGTGKAQEVPEAIRKAVEAGKKRMIKVPTVGTTIPHEVMGHYGSGNIMLKPAEAGSGVAAGGAVRIIMDLAGISDVTSKSLGSNTPINVIRATMDGLSKLKTREDVLKLRESAKSLED
- the rpmD gene encoding 50S ribosomal protein L30, with translation MMDLKVTLIKSVAHRLPKQRKIVKALGLGKVNSTVVLPDNAATRGALLKIAHLISVEEVNK
- the rplO gene encoding 50S ribosomal protein L15 yields the protein MKLNELKPNEGSRRNRKRVGRGTSSGYGKTAGRGQKGQLARTGGKTRLGFEGGQMPLFRRMPKRGFKNVNRKEYAIINLNDLNRFDDGSEVTIDTLKSSGLVKKELAGVKLLANGELKVKLTVKVNKVSEAAKKAVEAAGGTVEVI
- the secY gene encoding preprotein translocase subunit SecY, which translates into the protein MFSTLKNAFKDKDIRSKIFFTLFILLLYRIGANITVPGVNAKAITRVAQTGLVPMLDTVSGGGLDTYSIFSLGVSPYITAQIVIQLLQMDIVPKLVEWGKQGEVGRRKTNQVTRYLTLVVAFVQSLGITLGFNVLTEMGLVKTQTPQTYIEIAIIMTAGTMLLTWLGDEITDKGLGNGVSVIIFAGIIARLPNGIYQLFKDFIINNSASDRWQGILFFIAIIIAILLVTQFVTWFQQADLRVPIQYTRRAATSGSESFLPLKVNVSGVIPVIFASSFIITPATILMAFQRSHGNEQWFKICNQIFSLQTTPGALIYTLLIILFTFFYAFVQVNPEKLAENLQKQGAYIPSVWPGKDTQKYVSKILIRLSTVGAVFLGLVALLPQLATNIFGLPSSIGLGGTSLLIVIGVVLELARQVDGLLMKREYVGFIR
- a CDS encoding adenylate kinase, translated to MINLILLGLPGAGKGTASESIVDKYHLAHISTGDMFREAMANETPVGLEAKSYIDKGDLVPDEVTAKLVEERLKQPDTKNGFILDGFPRTTVQAELLEGITKRLEKPLTNVIAIDVDEDVLIKRLSARYICKNCGATYNKISNPTKVEGTCDRCGGHEFFQREDDKPEVVKNRLEVNKKMNTPLRDFYEEKGILSTVNGEQTPEKVFEDIDKILSKD
- the infA gene encoding translation initiation factor IF-1, which codes for MAKEDVIEVEGKVVDTLPNAMFKVELENGATILAHVSGKIRMHYIRILPGDRVTVELSPYDLTKGRITYRFIK
- the rpmJ gene encoding 50S ribosomal protein L36; the encoded protein is MKVRPSVKPMCEHCKIIKRHGRVMVICSANPKHKQRQG
- the rpsM gene encoding 30S ribosomal protein S13, which translates into the protein MARIAGVDLPRNKRVVVALTYIYGIGEPTAKKICKDAGISEDIRTNDLTPEDQEKLRSEVDKYRVEGDLRREVSLNIKRLVEIGSYRGIRHRRGLPVRGQNTKNNARTRKGSKRK
- the rpsK gene encoding 30S ribosomal protein S11, with translation MAAKKTARKRRVKKHVESGVAHIHSTFNNTLVMITDVQGNAVAWSSAGALGFKGSRKSTPFAAQMAAEAAAKSAMDQGMKHVEVSVKGPGAGREAAIRALQAAGLEITAIRDVTPVPHNGSRPPKRRRV
- a CDS encoding DNA-directed RNA polymerase subunit alpha produces the protein MIEFEKPNITVVDQEEAYGKFVVEPLERGFGTTLGNSLRRVLLTSIPGTALSYIQIDGVLHEFSTVPGVREDVTKIILNLKKLELKSLSDEEKIAEIDVTGPAIVTAADLKVDSDIEVLNPDQYICSIADGGHLHMNVAIKNGRGYVPASENKTDDMPIGVIPVDSLFSPIKKVNYQVESARVGKRDDYDKLTLEIWTDGSITPNDALSFAAKILVEHFKVFMSTDMDAQFDDVMVEKEDDKNEKKLEMTIEELDLSVRSYNCLKRAGINTVQELTDKSEADMMRVRNLGRKSLEEVKNKLAELGLSLRQDD
- the rplQ gene encoding 50S ribosomal protein L17, encoding MAYRKLGRDSAHRKAMLREMTTQLIMNERIVTTETRAKEIRKTTEKMITLGKRGDLSARRKAAAFVRNEIADIHEEKDAVVVKSALQKLFSDIAPRYKDRNGGYTRMYKLATPRKGDAAPMVIIELV